One window of Corynebacterium sp. P3-F1 genomic DNA carries:
- a CDS encoding GTPase family protein, producing the protein MALFNRTNTASLGERLTALDEAAAIGAPYLSPAQRERLEKVARAGAERRALSAEHTVVGFFGATGSGKTSLFNAVVGEDLGKAAARRPTTSSPLAAIWEPDGSEELLDWLGVEDRRIRSGEFVRGAGPLILLDLPDFDSVEASNRAIAERLAGQVDVLVWVSDPEKYADSVIHDQFIRPHANHSAVTLAVLNKADLLDEADVPTVSQSFAQLLRKDGLSKVNVVPTSTYTKAGIDDLRNAIARVAKAHTAQSARIEADIASVTGEFRDGVKAGGVNKRAKRELDSVLSQAAGADRVANSTAAAYRKRLHERTGWLLTSWVTRFRPDPLKRMGLREDSDTVGVHRTSLPELTAASKAVANRGVRDYATAVFADLPAQWASAVSDRADEVSRTLPAELDRAVARTRLPAEPSKGWTLLTVIQWLALLAALIGVLWYLAVAFVPGALTPLLGSDLVPDVEGWPIPTLLIMAGLLTGLVLGLLTAVFGGVIGRNVKRRTRSALHKEIAATSQSAVVEPLSEIRGDYARFTERIAVAAG; encoded by the coding sequence ATGGCGCTGTTTAACCGCACCAACACCGCCAGCCTCGGGGAGCGCCTCACCGCGCTGGACGAGGCCGCCGCCATCGGCGCACCCTACCTCTCCCCCGCTCAACGTGAGCGCCTGGAGAAGGTCGCACGTGCAGGCGCCGAGCGCCGTGCACTGTCAGCGGAACACACTGTCGTTGGCTTCTTCGGCGCCACCGGTTCCGGCAAGACCTCCCTCTTCAACGCCGTCGTCGGCGAAGACCTAGGTAAAGCAGCAGCACGCCGCCCCACCACCTCGTCCCCTCTCGCTGCGATCTGGGAGCCGGACGGCTCCGAAGAGCTGCTCGACTGGTTAGGGGTGGAGGACCGCCGCATCCGCTCCGGTGAATTCGTTCGCGGCGCTGGCCCTTTGATCCTGCTCGATTTGCCGGATTTCGATTCAGTCGAGGCCTCCAACCGCGCTATCGCAGAACGCCTCGCTGGCCAGGTCGACGTGCTGGTGTGGGTCTCCGACCCCGAGAAATACGCCGACAGCGTCATCCACGACCAGTTCATCCGCCCGCACGCGAACCACTCCGCTGTCACCCTCGCGGTGCTCAATAAGGCGGATCTCCTCGACGAGGCGGATGTGCCGACAGTGTCTCAGTCCTTCGCACAGCTGCTCCGCAAAGACGGCCTCAGCAAAGTCAACGTCGTCCCCACCTCCACCTACACAAAGGCAGGTATCGACGACCTCCGCAACGCCATCGCCCGCGTCGCCAAAGCCCACACTGCCCAGTCTGCGCGTATCGAAGCCGATATCGCTTCCGTAACGGGGGAATTCAGAGACGGGGTGAAGGCGGGGGGCGTCAATAAGCGTGCAAAGCGCGAACTCGACTCAGTTCTGTCGCAGGCCGCGGGCGCGGACCGCGTCGCCAACTCTACGGCCGCCGCGTACCGCAAGCGCCTTCACGAGCGCACCGGCTGGCTGCTCACCTCCTGGGTGACCCGCTTCCGCCCCGACCCCCTCAAGCGTATGGGCCTGCGGGAAGACTCCGACACCGTCGGTGTGCACCGCACCTCGCTGCCGGAACTGACCGCCGCGTCCAAGGCTGTCGCGAACAGGGGCGTACGCGACTATGCGACTGCCGTGTTCGCCGATCTGCCGGCGCAATGGGCCTCCGCCGTATCCGACCGCGCCGACGAAGTCTCCCGCACGCTGCCCGCTGAGCTCGACCGCGCCGTCGCCCGCACCCGCCTCCCTGCGGAACCGTCGAAGGGATGGACGCTACTAACCGTCATTCAATGGCTCGCGCTGCTCGCCGCGTTGATCGGTGTCCTCTGGTACCTCGCCGTCGCGTTCGTACCGGGCGCGCTCACCCCGCTGCTCGGTAGCGACCTCGTCCCCGATGTAGAGGGCTGGCCGATCCCCACACTGCTCATCATGGCGGGGCTCCTAACCGGACTCGTACTGGGGCTGCTCACCGCCGTATTCGGCGGTGTGATCGGACGCAACGTGAAACGGCGAACCAGATCCGCTCTGCACAAAGAAATCGCCGCGACCTCCCAGTCCGCCGTGGTGGAGCCCCTCAGCGAAATCCGTGGCGACTACGCGCGTTTTACTGAGCGCATCGCCGTCGCTGCGGGTTAA
- a CDS encoding ABC transporter, translated as MSSPNIDMPDAVRGVREAVAGTQLDGEPADDARAIVNQLDDYVLPRLANLDAPLLAVIGGSTGAGKSTLVNAVLRERVSNPGVIRPTTRQPVLVANPADADWFNSPQVLPGLARSHGAGDEQSTTLRIVPTESIPEGLALLDAPDFDSIDDRNRALASQLLAAADLWVFVTTPARYADQLVWNFLNDAAGRGIEVVVVLNRLDEASAETVPGDLRRMMNEAGLTGATVFTVPFVAGLGGTSTTGVNNEFLQDSLVAELRSYLNGLAEDSAARRAVAGKTVAGAAKGVLDRVDTLIDARARQEAFAAQLDSAISEQYSAAHAHVIDATSDGKMLRTEVMDRWQDVVGTSDFSRGFERWFSQTMDKVGSFFTGEPAPLREVETELESGLHAVIVDAADTAAARSWSHIGAVAPDLRTGADPALARSSSDIDELAAALVRAWQAALLERIQATAGSKRQRARAMSFGLNGLTVALMLVVFASTAGITGGEVAIAGGSAVLGQKLLETIFGEDTVRRMAADARNDLNERLRDLLQRERERYYPVTDPLLDGTTAAELATAVDTARAAVDERFPELAGTPRTPARASTNDGRDGNGASSGGSQQTSLEESASRGPLRDLFAQLRGGFQGGSNGAV; from the coding sequence GTGAGTTCCCCGAATATTGACATGCCCGACGCCGTGCGCGGTGTCCGGGAGGCCGTTGCCGGCACGCAGCTGGACGGCGAACCCGCCGACGATGCCCGCGCAATCGTCAACCAGCTCGACGATTATGTCCTGCCCCGCCTCGCCAACCTCGATGCGCCGCTGCTCGCGGTGATCGGCGGATCGACAGGTGCAGGCAAGTCCACCCTGGTGAATGCGGTGCTGCGCGAGCGGGTATCCAACCCCGGGGTGATCCGGCCGACGACGCGCCAGCCAGTCCTGGTGGCCAACCCAGCCGATGCAGATTGGTTCAATTCCCCGCAGGTCCTGCCCGGCTTGGCCCGTTCCCACGGTGCCGGCGACGAGCAGTCCACAACGCTGCGCATCGTTCCTACTGAGAGCATTCCTGAGGGCCTCGCGCTTCTCGACGCCCCCGACTTCGACTCCATCGACGACCGCAACCGCGCCTTGGCCTCCCAGCTCCTCGCGGCCGCGGACCTCTGGGTATTCGTCACCACCCCGGCACGCTATGCCGATCAGCTCGTCTGGAACTTCCTTAACGATGCCGCCGGCCGCGGCATCGAGGTCGTCGTCGTGCTCAACCGCCTCGACGAGGCGTCCGCTGAAACCGTGCCCGGAGATCTTCGTCGGATGATGAACGAAGCCGGGCTGACAGGCGCGACCGTTTTCACCGTGCCGTTCGTCGCGGGTCTGGGCGGCACCTCCACCACCGGCGTCAACAATGAATTTCTCCAGGACTCTCTTGTTGCTGAACTGCGCTCGTACTTGAACGGTCTCGCAGAAGACTCCGCTGCACGCCGCGCGGTGGCGGGAAAGACGGTAGCCGGGGCGGCAAAAGGGGTGCTCGACCGCGTCGACACGCTTATCGACGCCCGCGCACGCCAAGAAGCCTTCGCCGCCCAGCTCGACAGCGCGATCAGTGAACAATACTCAGCCGCCCACGCTCACGTCATCGATGCCACCTCCGACGGAAAGATGCTCCGCACCGAAGTCATGGACCGTTGGCAGGATGTCGTGGGCACCTCGGATTTCTCCCGAGGTTTCGAGCGCTGGTTCTCCCAGACCATGGACAAGGTGGGAAGCTTTTTCACCGGCGAGCCCGCTCCCCTGCGCGAGGTGGAGACGGAGCTGGAATCCGGCTTGCATGCCGTCATCGTGGACGCCGCCGACACCGCCGCGGCCCGCTCTTGGTCCCACATCGGGGCCGTCGCACCGGATTTACGCACCGGGGCTGACCCGGCGCTGGCCCGCTCCAGCTCGGACATTGACGAGCTCGCAGCGGCCCTGGTCCGCGCCTGGCAGGCCGCTTTGCTCGAACGGATTCAGGCAACTGCCGGTTCCAAGCGCCAGCGCGCCCGCGCCATGTCCTTCGGTTTGAATGGGCTCACTGTGGCGCTCATGCTCGTCGTCTTCGCTTCCACCGCCGGTATCACCGGCGGCGAAGTCGCGATCGCCGGCGGCTCAGCGGTGCTCGGCCAGAAGCTGCTGGAGACGATCTTCGGCGAAGACACGGTGCGCCGCATGGCCGCCGACGCCCGCAACGACCTCAACGAGCGCCTTCGCGACCTCCTGCAGCGCGAGCGCGAGCGCTACTACCCCGTCACCGACCCGCTTCTCGATGGCACCACCGCCGCCGAACTCGCCACCGCCGTCGACACCGCCCGTGCAGCAGTCGACGAGCGCTTCCCTGAACTAGCCGGGACGCCGCGAACCCCCGCCCGTGCTTCCACCAATGACGGCCGTGATGGAAATGGCGCATCCTCCGGTGGCAGCCAGCAGACCAGCCTCGAAGAGAGTGCCTCGCGCGGCCCGCTGCGCGATCTGTTTGCCCAGTTACGCGGCGGATTCCAGGGAGGTTCCAATGGCGCTGTTTAA
- a CDS encoding formate/nitrite transporter family protein, translating to MSFSEKAPVSIQNKLDLFEREPARLALRAVMAGVYLGIMTAFAAATATLTEAYAPGWGKYPFAMLFAVTLYIIVVLQAELATGNMMFMTYGAIHRLNRIPRGLLIILFVTFFNLIGAVLVSFLISLTTTGQSAATSLPFLADLWEAKLAKPSGTLFIEAILANMVVNIGFILTAQAGKDHSAKIWAVAIVIPSFAAMGYEHSIANFVLTTLAGFMFDPASIDGFTIGNVLRNWTIVWLGNLVGGGLIIGGIYGWLNRTRTSYRD from the coding sequence GTGAGTTTCAGTGAGAAGGCCCCCGTATCAATTCAGAACAAGCTCGATCTTTTCGAGCGCGAACCAGCCCGCCTCGCCCTGCGCGCCGTCATGGCGGGTGTGTACCTGGGCATCATGACTGCTTTCGCAGCAGCGACCGCAACGCTGACCGAAGCTTACGCGCCGGGCTGGGGCAAGTACCCCTTCGCCATGCTTTTCGCGGTGACCCTCTACATCATTGTGGTCCTCCAAGCGGAGCTAGCCACCGGCAACATGATGTTCATGACCTACGGGGCGATCCACAGACTGAACCGTATTCCCCGCGGATTACTGATCATCCTGTTCGTCACCTTCTTCAACCTCATCGGCGCGGTCTTGGTATCTTTCCTGATCTCCTTGACTACAACGGGGCAGAGCGCGGCGACTTCGTTGCCGTTCTTGGCCGACCTGTGGGAAGCCAAGCTGGCTAAGCCGAGCGGCACCCTGTTCATCGAGGCCATCTTGGCCAACATGGTTGTCAACATCGGCTTCATCCTGACTGCGCAAGCAGGCAAGGACCACAGCGCCAAAATCTGGGCAGTCGCCATTGTCATTCCGTCGTTCGCGGCGATGGGCTACGAGCACTCAATCGCCAACTTCGTGCTCACCACCCTGGCCGGGTTCATGTTCGACCCGGCTTCCATCGACGGTTTCACCATCGGCAACGTCCTGCGTAACTGGACGATCGTGTGGCTGGGCAACCTCGTGGGCGGCGGTCTCATCATCGGCGGCATCTACGGCTGGCTGAACCGGACGCGCACGAGCTACCGCGACTAG
- a CDS encoding bifunctional hydroxymethylpyrimidine kinase/phosphomethylpyrimidine kinase yields the protein MTSLPDPASQNGQSAASAIPNILSIAGTDPTGGAGIQADLKSISAAGGYGMCVVTALVAQNTHGVRSIHVPPQDFLKEQLDAVFDDVEVDAVKIGMLGDVDTTKTVSDYLAAHPVPIVVVDPVMVATSGDRLLTEDAEDAMRQFVRDHASVVTPNIPELAVLTGTTPAETFDEALEQGREYAKAAGVSVVVKGGHLKEGYASNALVTSAGEVEIAHVPRVDTKNTHGTGCSLSSALAARLAIDAEGALAWTSSWLHEAIAHADELNVGTGHGPVDHFHRSRRLAAAASTQPWKLIDDWTRPTAPSSPVIEPKIPAAGPFTRELWEKAARTVWPQTLELPFIRALRDGTLPEEQFAFYLVQDAYYLREYARTLATVSAKAPDAEDQVWWSQSATVSIEAESDLHRSWIAQNDIEADTPPSPVTLGYVNMLTSTAALRDYVVGATAVLPCFWLYAEVGLHLAENNRPDHPYNAWLSMYGGEDFTDAVRMALQSVEKALSGASEKQRADAEEAFMHACYYEREFFDQASRR from the coding sequence ATGACTTCTTTGCCTGACCCTGCAAGCCAGAACGGCCAGAGCGCGGCAAGCGCCATTCCGAACATCCTGTCCATCGCGGGCACGGACCCGACGGGCGGGGCGGGCATCCAAGCGGACTTGAAGTCCATTTCCGCGGCGGGCGGCTACGGCATGTGCGTGGTCACCGCGTTGGTAGCACAGAACACGCACGGGGTGAGAAGCATCCACGTGCCGCCGCAGGATTTCTTGAAGGAACAGCTCGATGCGGTCTTCGACGATGTCGAAGTGGATGCGGTGAAGATCGGCATGCTCGGCGACGTGGACACAACGAAGACGGTCTCCGACTACCTAGCGGCGCACCCGGTGCCGATCGTGGTCGTCGACCCGGTGATGGTTGCGACGAGCGGCGACCGCTTGCTCACCGAGGACGCCGAGGATGCGATGAGGCAGTTCGTGAGGGATCACGCGAGCGTCGTCACGCCGAATATTCCTGAGCTCGCTGTGCTGACGGGAACCACGCCCGCGGAGACTTTCGACGAGGCGCTCGAACAGGGCCGCGAATACGCGAAGGCGGCGGGAGTCAGCGTTGTGGTCAAAGGCGGCCACTTGAAAGAGGGCTACGCGTCGAATGCCCTGGTCACCTCCGCAGGCGAGGTAGAGATCGCGCACGTACCCCGCGTTGACACCAAAAACACGCACGGTACCGGCTGCTCGCTGTCATCCGCTCTCGCCGCACGCTTAGCCATCGATGCCGAGGGCGCCCTCGCGTGGACTTCCAGCTGGCTACATGAAGCAATCGCCCACGCCGACGAGCTCAACGTCGGAACCGGCCACGGCCCCGTCGACCACTTCCACCGTTCCCGCCGCCTTGCGGCAGCAGCATCGACGCAACCATGGAAGCTGATCGACGACTGGACCCGCCCCACCGCCCCCTCCTCCCCGGTCATCGAGCCGAAGATCCCCGCGGCTGGCCCCTTTACCCGCGAGCTGTGGGAGAAAGCTGCGCGCACTGTGTGGCCACAGACCCTGGAGCTCCCCTTCATCCGCGCGCTGCGCGACGGCACACTGCCTGAAGAGCAGTTCGCTTTCTACCTCGTTCAGGATGCTTATTACCTGCGTGAATACGCGCGCACCCTCGCCACGGTGAGCGCGAAAGCCCCGGATGCCGAGGACCAGGTGTGGTGGTCCCAGTCCGCCACCGTCTCCATCGAAGCCGAGTCAGATCTCCACCGGAGCTGGATCGCCCAAAACGACATCGAAGCGGACACTCCGCCTTCCCCAGTGACCCTCGGCTACGTGAATATGCTCACATCTACGGCGGCGCTTCGGGATTACGTTGTCGGTGCGACGGCCGTTTTGCCGTGCTTCTGGCTCTACGCAGAAGTCGGTTTGCACCTCGCTGAAAACAATCGTCCCGACCATCCGTACAACGCCTGGCTGTCCATGTACGGCGGCGAAGATTTCACAGATGCCGTGCGTATGGCGCTGCAATCCGTGGAGAAGGCATTGTCGGGTGCGAGCGAGAAACAGCGCGCGGACGCCGAAGAAGCCTTCATGCACGCGTGCTACTACGAACGGGAATTCTTCGACCAAGCGTCCCGGCGCTAG
- the rplN gene encoding 50S ribosomal protein L14: MIQKESRLKVADNTGAREILCIQVLGGSVRRFAGIGDTIVATVKEAAPGGNVKEGEVVRAVIVRAKKETRRPDGSYIAFDENAAVLIKNDTEPRGTRIFGPVARELRDKKFMKIVSLAPEVI, from the coding sequence GTGATTCAGAAAGAATCGCGTCTGAAGGTCGCCGATAACACTGGTGCACGCGAAATTCTGTGCATCCAGGTGCTCGGCGGTTCTGTCCGACGCTTCGCCGGTATCGGCGACACGATTGTCGCCACCGTGAAGGAAGCTGCCCCGGGCGGCAACGTGAAAGAGGGCGAGGTCGTCCGCGCTGTCATCGTGCGCGCGAAGAAGGAAACCCGTCGTCCGGACGGCTCTTACATCGCGTTCGACGAGAATGCAGCTGTTCTGATCAAGAACGACACTGAGCCCCGTGGCACCCGTATCTTCGGCCCGGTCGCCCGTGAGCTGCGCGACAAGAAGTTCATGAAGATCGTGTCTCTCGCACCGGAGGTGATCTAG
- the rplX gene encoding 50S ribosomal protein L24: MKIKKGDMVQVIAGKDKGAQGRVIEAYPKRDRVLVEGVNRVKKHVANSYNERGAESGGIVTQEAPIHVSNVMVVDSEGTPTRVGYRFDEDGKKVRVAKSNGEDI; encoded by the coding sequence GTGAAGATCAAGAAGGGCGATATGGTCCAGGTCATCGCTGGCAAGGACAAGGGCGCTCAGGGCCGCGTCATCGAGGCGTACCCGAAGCGCGACCGTGTCCTCGTCGAGGGCGTGAACCGTGTGAAGAAGCACGTTGCTAACTCGTACAACGAGCGCGGCGCTGAGTCCGGCGGCATTGTCACCCAGGAGGCTCCGATCCACGTGTCCAACGTGATGGTCGTTGATTCCGAGGGCACCCCGACCCGCGTTGGCTACCGTTTCGACGAGGACGGCAAGAAGGTCCGCGTTGCTAAGTCGAACGGGGAGGACATCTAA
- the rplE gene encoding 50S ribosomal protein L5 — translation MTEIQNYTPRLKTRYKDEIRGKLSDEFGYENVMQIPGLTKIVVNMGVGDAARDSKMINGALEDLTAITGQKPQLRRAKKSIANFKLREGMPIGAKVTLRGDRMWEFLDRLLTVALPRIRDFRGLSDTQFDGNGNYTFGLSEQTMFYEIDVDKIDRPRGMDITVVTTATNDEEARALLRHFGFPFKDKDGKMQRP, via the coding sequence ATGACTGAGATTCAGAACTACACTCCGCGCCTGAAGACGCGCTACAAGGACGAGATCCGCGGCAAGCTCTCCGACGAGTTCGGCTACGAGAACGTCATGCAGATCCCGGGCCTGACCAAGATTGTCGTGAACATGGGTGTGGGCGATGCCGCCCGCGACTCCAAGATGATCAACGGCGCGCTCGAGGACCTCACCGCGATCACCGGCCAGAAGCCGCAGCTGCGTCGCGCGAAGAAGTCCATCGCTAACTTCAAGCTCCGCGAGGGCATGCCGATCGGCGCGAAGGTGACCCTGCGCGGCGACCGTATGTGGGAGTTCCTCGACCGTCTGCTGACGGTTGCTCTCCCGCGTATCCGCGACTTCCGCGGCCTGTCCGACACCCAGTTCGACGGCAACGGCAACTACACGTTCGGCCTGTCTGAGCAGACGATGTTCTACGAGATCGACGTGGACAAGATTGACCGTCCGCGCGGTATGGATATCACTGTCGTCACCACTGCCACCAACGACGAGGAAGCTCGTGCGCTGCTGCGCCACTTCGGCTTCCCGTTCAAGGATAAGGACGGCAAGATGCAGCGTCCGTAA
- a CDS encoding HAD-IIA family hydrolase: protein MISYLTDMDGVLHREGSVIPGAEEFISALREEDIPFMVLTNNSMQTPRDLSAKLVRMGLHIEPDRIWTSATATARFLSQQADSASSAYVIGEAGLTTALHEQGWILTDADPDFVVLGETRTYSFEAISTAANLIMAGSRFIATNPDVTGPGPHGVIPATGAVAAMITKMTGRTPYYVGKPNPVMMRTALNNIGAHSEQTVMIGDRMDTDVKAGLEAGMRTILVRTGISDDAEIARYPYRPTTTLDSVAELVSRVHDPFEDGWYND from the coding sequence ATGATTTCTTACCTGACCGACATGGACGGCGTACTTCACCGGGAAGGATCGGTGATCCCGGGCGCCGAAGAATTCATCTCCGCCCTGCGCGAAGAAGATATTCCGTTCATGGTGCTGACGAACAACTCCATGCAAACCCCGCGCGACCTCTCCGCGAAGCTCGTGCGCATGGGTCTCCACATCGAACCCGACCGGATCTGGACCTCCGCCACTGCCACCGCACGATTCCTCTCGCAGCAAGCGGACTCCGCGTCCAGCGCATACGTAATCGGGGAAGCAGGATTGACCACCGCCCTGCACGAACAAGGCTGGATCCTCACTGATGCGGACCCCGACTTCGTCGTGCTCGGCGAGACCCGCACCTACTCATTCGAAGCAATTTCGACGGCAGCGAACCTCATCATGGCCGGATCGAGGTTCATCGCCACCAACCCAGATGTGACCGGCCCAGGCCCGCACGGCGTCATTCCTGCTACTGGCGCAGTCGCCGCCATGATCACGAAAATGACCGGAAGAACACCGTACTACGTGGGCAAACCGAACCCAGTCATGATGCGCACCGCCCTGAACAACATCGGTGCCCACTCCGAGCAGACCGTCATGATCGGCGACCGCATGGACACCGACGTCAAAGCTGGCCTTGAGGCCGGCATGCGCACCATCCTTGTCCGCACAGGCATCTCCGACGACGCCGAGATCGCCCGCTACCCGTACCGCCCCACGACTACCCTCGACTCCGTCGCGGAACTGGTCAGCCGCGTCCACGACCCCTTCGAGGACGGCTGGTACAACGACTGA
- a CDS encoding L-lactate dehydrogenase has protein sequence MIHSNASHNAESAESPTPGTKIVLIGAGDVGMAYAYAVVNQGLCDHLAIIDLNEEKTWGHVQDLNHAVPWSGHNTRVTVGTYEDCRDAAIVVNCAGVAQRDGETRLELVGRNVKIFESIVGDVMAHGFNGIFVVATNPVDVLSYATWKFSGLPATQVIGSGTVLDTARYRHALGEYFGVSATSVHAYVIGEHGDTELAVVSSGSAAGVPLSTRLQKMAEHDPNTSNKMEEIFEQTRDAAYKIIRAKGSTSFGIGSGLARICQAILHNEDVVLPVSALLEGQYDEDDIYIGTPAVINRTGIREVVELHLDETESQQFKHSADVLRDVIKQAELSE, from the coding sequence ATGATCCATTCGAACGCATCACACAACGCCGAGTCCGCCGAGTCCCCCACCCCCGGAACCAAGATCGTCCTTATCGGTGCCGGCGACGTCGGCATGGCCTACGCCTACGCGGTGGTCAACCAGGGCCTGTGCGACCACCTGGCCATCATCGACCTCAACGAGGAAAAGACGTGGGGCCATGTCCAGGATCTCAACCACGCAGTGCCGTGGTCGGGCCACAACACCCGCGTCACCGTAGGCACCTACGAGGACTGCCGCGACGCAGCAATCGTGGTCAACTGCGCCGGTGTCGCGCAGCGCGACGGCGAGACCCGTCTTGAGCTGGTCGGCCGCAACGTGAAGATCTTCGAGTCCATTGTCGGCGATGTCATGGCTCACGGCTTCAACGGCATCTTCGTGGTGGCCACCAACCCGGTGGACGTACTGTCCTACGCCACCTGGAAGTTCTCGGGCCTTCCGGCTACCCAGGTCATTGGTTCCGGCACCGTGCTGGACACCGCACGCTACCGCCACGCACTCGGCGAGTACTTTGGTGTCAGCGCAACGTCCGTCCACGCCTACGTGATCGGCGAGCACGGCGACACCGAACTCGCGGTCGTGTCCTCCGGCTCCGCAGCGGGTGTGCCGCTGAGCACCCGCCTTCAGAAGATGGCCGAGCACGACCCGAACACCTCCAACAAGATGGAGGAGATTTTCGAACAGACCCGCGACGCGGCTTACAAAATTATCCGCGCCAAGGGCTCCACCAGCTTCGGCATCGGCAGTGGCCTCGCACGCATCTGTCAGGCCATCCTGCACAACGAGGATGTCGTGCTGCCGGTCAGCGCCCTGCTCGAGGGCCAGTACGACGAAGACGACATTTACATCGGCACCCCCGCAGTGATCAACCGCACAGGTATCCGCGAGGTCGTCGAACTTCACCTGGACGAAACCGAGTCGCAACAGTTCAAGCACTCGGCCGACGTCCTGCGTGACGTGATAAAGCAGGCTGAGCTGAGCGAATAA
- a CDS encoding DUF2786 domain-containing protein — translation MGATDIQKIKERVQKLLNQAADRAGTAEGDVFYQKAFELMAVYGFEERDLHNPSQGDEVIMRTFALGGSYTDMQASLLLRLSGALHCVGYMESARGSRKVSTVVVFGSRRHVERVEMLYGVLNPQMAAGAKGVCGSRAAGVATVVARRSYMGGFISVVVARLEAAEGSVAAGKGEYVLALMNDRDKAQDAMEVFADKEGIMFSNRASKASVDAASFLCGASAGERSDLGQTRVWARPALPC, via the coding sequence ATGGGTGCCACCGACATTCAGAAGATCAAAGAACGTGTTCAAAAGCTGCTCAACCAGGCTGCGGACCGGGCGGGCACCGCCGAAGGCGACGTGTTCTATCAGAAGGCCTTTGAGCTTATGGCCGTCTACGGGTTTGAGGAAAGAGACCTGCATAACCCGTCGCAAGGGGATGAGGTGATAATGCGCACATTCGCTCTCGGAGGTTCGTACACAGACATGCAGGCGTCGCTTTTGCTCCGGTTGAGCGGCGCTTTGCACTGTGTCGGTTATATGGAATCTGCCCGGGGATCGAGGAAAGTCTCAACCGTGGTCGTCTTCGGTTCACGCCGGCATGTTGAGAGGGTGGAGATGCTGTACGGGGTGTTGAATCCGCAGATGGCGGCGGGGGCGAAAGGAGTGTGCGGGAGTCGGGCCGCGGGGGTGGCCACGGTTGTTGCGCGCAGGTCGTACATGGGCGGATTCATCAGTGTCGTGGTTGCCCGGCTGGAAGCGGCGGAGGGATCCGTCGCTGCCGGAAAGGGTGAATACGTGCTCGCGCTCATGAACGACCGCGACAAAGCTCAGGATGCCATGGAGGTATTCGCCGACAAGGAGGGAATCATGTTCTCCAACCGAGCGTCCAAAGCATCAGTCGACGCTGCGTCATTCCTGTGCGGAGCCAGCGCTGGCGAGCGCAGCGACCTCGGCCAGACACGTGTCTGGGCGCGGCCGGCGCTGCCGTGTTAA
- the rpsH gene encoding 30S ribosomal protein S8, whose product MTMTDPIADMLSRVRNANNAHHESVSMPSSKLKVNIAEILKQEGYIADYKVEEEKVGKTLTLDLKYGPSRQASIAGLRRVSKPGLRVYAKSNDLPQVLGGLGVAIISTSHGLLTDRQAHEKGVGGEVLAYVW is encoded by the coding sequence ATGACCATGACAGATCCCATTGCGGACATGCTGTCTCGCGTGCGCAACGCAAACAACGCGCACCACGAGTCCGTGTCCATGCCCTCCTCGAAGTTGAAGGTCAACATCGCGGAGATCCTCAAGCAGGAGGGCTACATCGCTGACTACAAGGTGGAGGAAGAGAAGGTCGGCAAGACCCTCACCCTCGACCTGAAGTACGGCCCGTCCCGCCAGGCTTCCATCGCAGGTCTGCGTCGCGTGTCCAAGCCTGGTCTGCGTGTCTACGCGAAGTCCAACGACCTGCCGCAGGTTCTCGGCGGCCTGGGTGTGGCCATTATCTCCACGTCCCACGGCCTGCTCACGGACCGCCAGGCCCACGAGAAGGGTGTAGGTGGGGAAGTCCTCGCCTACGTCTGGTAA
- the rplF gene encoding 50S ribosomal protein L6, with translation MSRVGNAPIAIPNGVETKIDGQHVEVKGPKGTLTVDVPEPITAAVEENQIVVSRPNDHRDNRSLHGLSRSLINNCVVGVTEGYKINMEIFGVGYRVQLKGKDLEFSLGYSHPILIEAPEGVTFAVDGNTKFSIEGIDKQQVGQIAANIRRLRKDDPYKGKGIRYEGEQVRRKVGKTGK, from the coding sequence ATGTCTCGTGTAGGTAATGCACCTATCGCTATCCCCAACGGTGTGGAAACCAAGATCGACGGCCAGCACGTCGAGGTGAAGGGTCCGAAGGGCACTCTCACTGTCGATGTCCCGGAGCCGATCACCGCTGCCGTTGAAGAGAACCAGATCGTGGTTTCTCGTCCGAATGACCACCGCGACAACCGCTCGCTCCACGGTCTGTCCCGCTCGCTGATCAACAACTGCGTTGTCGGCGTGACCGAGGGCTACAAGATCAACATGGAGATCTTCGGCGTCGGCTACCGCGTGCAGCTGAAGGGCAAGGACCTCGAGTTCTCCCTCGGCTACTCCCATCCGATCCTCATCGAGGCTCCGGAGGGCGTCACGTTCGCCGTCGACGGCAACACCAAGTTCTCCATCGAAGGCATTGACAAGCAGCAGGTTGGCCAGATCGCTGCGAACATCCGTCGCCTCCGCAAGGATGACCCGTACAAGGGCAAGGGCATCCGTTACGAGGGCGAGCAGGTTCGCCGCAAGGTCGGAAAGACGGGTAAGTAA